From the Actinomadura luzonensis genome, the window GCCGCCCCGCACCCTGACGACGGCGCTCTGCGACGGGTCGGCCAGCGCCACGGTGCCGACCAGCTCCCCGGACGCGCGGACGGTCTCCATGAACGCGCCGTGGGCGCTCATCACCTCCTCGCGTTCCGCCTCGGTCAGCGCGTCCCAGATCCGGGGGTTGTTGTGCATGATCAGCAGGTACTTCATCGCTTCTCCTCATGTCCGTCGGTCACCGGGTGGTCGGAGCCGTGCGCGGATTCTTGCGCCCCGGGCGGCAAGAATCCGCCCGGCGGCCGAACGGCTCGGATTCCACGCCGTGTCCGCCAGCGACCGGCTGCCCGTCCCCGCCGGGCCGCACTGGGGCAACGACGCGGGCCTGCCCGACGGGCACGTCTGGGACTCGCTGGAGCTGCTGACCTGGGCGGCGGCGCACACGCGGCGCCTGCGGGTGGCCACCGGCATCCTCAACACCATCTTCCACCAGCCCGTCGCGCTGGCCCGCAGGCTGGCCACGCTCGACCGGCTGTGCCAGGGACGGCTGGACGTCGGCTCGGCGCGATCACCCGCCCGACGATCGAGCGGGCCGCCCGCGTCGGGGACGGCTTCATCGCCGTGGCCGTGAACTGGGACGACACCCGGCGGCAGGTCCGCTGGTACCGGGAGGCGGGCGGCGCCGGCACCGTCGTGGTGAACGTCATCCCGGTGCGCCCGGGGCAGCGGGTCGCGGCCGCGACGTTCGCCGGCGCCGCGCTGCGCGAGCTGGAGCGGGCGGCGGAGGCGGGCGCGGACGAGTCGCACGTCGCGCTGCACCTGCTGCCCCACGGGCACGAGCGGCAGGTGGAGCTGATGGAGGCGCTGGCGGCCAAGCTCGGACTGCCCGGGTCCGGCTGAGCGGGAATGCCGTTCACCCGGCCGCGCCACCGCCGCGGGCCGTTCGCCCGGCCGCGGGGGCCGTTCGGCTCTGCCGCCCGGCGGCGTGTCGCGGTTAACGTCCAGTCCGTGGCCGCGCACCGGACCGCGCACCGGACCGCGCACCGGGCCGCGGCCGGGAGGGAGGCCGCCATGCCGGTCGAGGAACGCACGACACCACCACGACTTCCGCCCCGCCGGATCATCCGCCTGGCCTGGTCGGCGCACAGGGGCCTGTACCGGGTCTTCGGCGGGCACGCCGGCCTGTGGCGGCCGCGTGCCGGCCGCTGGGGCGCCCTGCACCTGACCACCACCGGCCGCCGCACCGGACGCCGGCGCGGCGTCATCATCGCCTACCTGGAGGACGGCCCCGACCTGGTCGCCCTGGCCATGAACGGCTGGGGACCGGGCGAGCCGTCCTGGTGGCTCAACCTCCAGGCGAACCCCGACGCGACGGTCCACCTCCGCGGCGGCCGGCGCCGGGTGCGCGCCCATGCCGCGACGGGCGGCGAGCGCGCCCGGTTGTGGGCCCGCTGGCGCGAGATCGACCCGCACCTGGACGCCTTCGCGGCGCTGCGGCCGACGGAGACGGCGGTGGTCGTCCTGAAGCCGTCACCCTGAGCCCCCGGTCAGCCCCGGAGCCCGTCACCCCGAGCCCCCGCGCCGTTCCGGAGACGCCGCCCCGGAGCCGTCACTCCGGGTGGCCCTCGGCCGGTTCCTGGGCGGTCGCGCGGGTGTAGCGGACGGCCAGGCGGCGCAGGTGCGCGATCAGCTCCGGCGGCCCGGTGACGTCGAAGTCCGCGTCGAGCAGCCCCAGGTGCACGGCGAGGGCCTCGATCGTGTCGGCGCCGGTGTGCAGCACGCAGGTGCGCTCGTCGAGGTGTTCGAGGGTGCCGGCCGCCGGGCTGATGCGGCCGGCGACGACCTCGGCCGGCGCGTGCACGGTGACCCGCGCCCGGTGCCGCCAGGCGGCGGCGGACACCCGGTGGGAGACGTAGCCGGCGACGTCGTCGTCGGGCAGGTCGCGGGGCGGGAAGCGGGGGCCGGTCGGGATGCGGGGCCGCAGCCGGTCCACGCGGAAGGTGCGCCAGTCCTCGCGCTCGACGTCCCACGCCAGCAGGTACCAGCGGCGGCCCCAGACGACCAGCCGGTACGGCTCCACGATCCGCAGGGTGGCCGCGCCGGTGTGGTCGTGGTAGTCGAAGCGCAGCCGTTCCCGGTCGCGGCACACCGCGGTCAGGGTGGTCAGGACCGACGGGTCGACGACGGGCCCGGGGTCGTCGCGCGGCACCGGCACCATGTACGTCTGCAGCGTGGCGACCCGGCGCCGCAGCCGCGACGGCAGCACCCGCTCCAGCTTCGCCAGCGCCCGCAACGACGCCTCCTCGATGCCGGCGACCGTGCCGCCGGTCGCGGCCCGCAGGCCGACGGTCACGGCGACCGCCTCCTCGTCGTCCAGCAGCAACGGCGGCAGCTGAGCGCCGGCGCCGAGCCGGTAGCCGCCGGCGGAGCCGCGCGTGGCCAGCACCGGGTAGCCGAGGCTGCGCAGGCGCTCCACGTCGGCGCGGACGGTCCGGCCGCTGACGCCGAGGCGTTCTGCGAGCTCGGCGCCGGTCCAGTCGCGCGGCGTCTGCAGGAGGGAGAGCAGCCGCAGGAGGCGGGCGGAGGTGTCCAGCATGAGGACCACCCTGCCGCACCCTCGTGGGGTGAGGCGCGGACCGGCGGTCAGGCCGGGCTCATGCCGCCTCGTCCCGCGGGTGGGCGTCGCCGATGAGCCCGAGGGCCAGGTCGTGCTCAAGGAGGGCCTTGAGGGCGCTGATCAGGAACGTGAAGCCGCCGGTGGCGTCGAGGGCGTGCCGCACGACCTCGTCGCCGCTGCCGGTGAAGCCGCTTTCGGTGATCTCGACGTACGTGCTGTCGCCGGGTGCGGGGGTGAATCGGAACTCCACTGTGGTGGGGTGGTCGGGGGTGTAGCCGCTCCAGGTGAACAGGACGCGGCTGTTCTCCTCCACCTCCTTCACGAGGACGTTCGTGGACGCGCCGTACATCTCCCATTCCCACAGCAGCTCCGCGCCCGGGGTCATCGTGCCGCGATCGCCTGGAACACCTCGGCCGGTCCGCGGCGGATGAGCATGCCGACCTTGGCCTCGGGCACGGCGGCATGTCAAAGGGCAGGCCGGTCAGCGCCCGGGGCGCGGGTTGAAAGTTTCATCGACACCGTGGTGCAGGTCGCAGGGCGTCATGTGGTCCGCGACCAGCCCTCTTCAGGCCGCCGCGCCTGCACGGGCTGCCGGCTCCGGCGAGCGGTGCTCCACTTGAATCTTTCCGGGGCCGAGCCGGCATGCGATTCTGCCGTCGAGAATCGCCCGAGCCCGGCACTCGAAGGAAGGGAACTCATGATCGCCGGTAACCTGGCTCGACGGGCGCTGGCGGTCGGCGCGACGCTGGCCACCACCGCCGCGATGGTCGTGGTCGCGCAGCAGCCCGCCGCCGCCTCGGCCCTGACGCTCAACGGCACGGTGGACTGCCTCAACGTCAACTACTCGGGCGACACCCGGGACTGGTACGCCTCGTACGTCGCGGTCGCCTCCTCACCGCCTTCGTACAGCGTGGCCGTGCCTGTCAGCTCGATGGTCGCGAACCCGGCGAACCACTCGTGGTCGTTCACCATCAGCCTCCCGGGCGGGAGCACGGCGGTGAGCGTGTCGGCCATCTGCAGCGGCGGTCACCAGTACGACCAGGTCGGCTGGACCAACGGGCCGGCGATCAGCATCCCCTCCTGGGCCACGACCCTCAACGCCACCTGGGGCTGCTCGACGCAGCAGGTCTACCCCGGGCCCTATATCACGGGCTGCAGCGCGCAGTCGTCCTCGTACAGCTGAACGCCCCTCTCCCGCGCGGCCGCCGGCCGCCGCTCGTGGCGAAGCCGCCCCTACATGAGCCAGGTGTACGGGCGGCTTCGGATGTGGTCACGCGCTGGTGCAGGTGTATCCGGAGGGCAGGGCGGTGTTGCCGTTGGGCCTGCTCGCCTGGAAGCCGAAGCTGGTGGTGCTGGCTCCCGGTGCGAGCGTGCCGTTGTGGCTGACGCTCCTGGCCGTGACGGTCTGCCCGCTGGTGGTGACGGTGGCGTTCCAGGAGCCGGTGAGCGTGTGCCCGGCCGGGAGCGTGAACGTGACCGTCCAGCTGGTGGTCGTCGCGGTGCTGGTGTTGGTGATGGTCAGCGGCTGGATCACGTAGCCGGTGCCCCATTGGCTCTGCACGGTCGGGGTGGCCGTGCAGGTTCCGGTGGTGCCGCCCTGCGTGGTGACCTGGACGGTGTTGGACACCGGCGAGAGGTTGCCGGCGGCGTCCCGCGCGCGGACCTGGTAGCGGTAGGTGGTGCCCGCGGTCAGGCCCGTGTCGCTGAACGAGGTCGTGGCCGAGGTGCCGACCTGGGCGAAGGTGCCGCCGGTGGCTCCGGGCGCGCGCAGGATGTCGTAGCCGGCCACCCCGACGTCGTCACTGGACGCGGTCCAGGACAGGTCGGTGCCGGAGGCGGTGGTGCCGGAGGCCGCCAGCCCGGACGGGGCGGTGGGCGGTGTGGTGTCGCCGCCGGTGGAGGCCGTGGTGAACGTGACGAACGCGGAGTTGGCCGACAGGTTGCCCGCGCCGTCGCGTGCCCGTACGTAGACCTGGTACTGGGTGTCGGCGGTCAGCCCGGTCAGGGTGATCGAGTTGGTGGTGGACTGGCCGAGCAGGGGGTCGGTGGTGCCCGTGACCCGGTAGACGTTGTACCCGGCCAGGCCGGAGCCGCCCTGGTCGGTGGAGGCCGTCCAGCTCAGGGTGGCGCTGGTGGCGGTCACGTTGGAGACGGCCGGAGTGCCCGGAGCGGTCGGCGGGGTGGTGTCGGTCGTGCTCTGGAACTGGTTGAAGAAGTTCCACACCA encodes:
- a CDS encoding YciI family protein — its product is MKYLLIMHNNPRIWDALTEAEREEVMSAHGAFMETVRASGELVGTVALADPSQSAVVRVRGGVPAVTDGPYLEAKEHLGGYYLVECDSRERALELAALIPDAGVEGLGIEVRPVVFAGPAGA
- a CDS encoding LLM class flavin-dependent oxidoreductase, whose protein sequence is MSASDRLPVPAGPHWGNDAGLPDGHVWDSLELLTWAAAHTRRLRVATGILNTIFHQPVALARRLATLDRLCQGRLDVGSARSPARRSSGPPASGTASSPWP
- a CDS encoding nitroreductase/quinone reductase family protein translates to MAAHRTAHRTAHRAAAGREAAMPVEERTTPPRLPPRRIIRLAWSAHRGLYRVFGGHAGLWRPRAGRWGALHLTTTGRRTGRRRGVIIAYLEDGPDLVALAMNGWGPGEPSWWLNLQANPDATVHLRGGRRRVRAHAATGGERARLWARWREIDPHLDAFAALRPTETAVVVLKPSP
- a CDS encoding helix-turn-helix transcriptional regulator, yielding MLDTSARLLRLLSLLQTPRDWTGAELAERLGVSGRTVRADVERLRSLGYPVLATRGSAGGYRLGAGAQLPPLLLDDEEAVAVTVGLRAATGGTVAGIEEASLRALAKLERVLPSRLRRRVATLQTYMVPVPRDDPGPVVDPSVLTTLTAVCRDRERLRFDYHDHTGAATLRIVEPYRLVVWGRRWYLLAWDVEREDWRTFRVDRLRPRIPTGPRFPPRDLPDDDVAGYVSHRVSAAAWRHRARVTVHAPAEVVAGRISPAAGTLEHLDERTCVLHTGADTIEALAVHLGLLDADFDVTGPPELIAHLRRLAVRYTRATAQEPAEGHPE
- a CDS encoding SRPBCC domain-containing protein → MTPGAELLWEWEMYGASTNVLVKEVEENSRVLFTWSGYTPDHPTTVEFRFTPAPGDSTYVEITESGFTGSGDEVVRHALDATGGFTFLISALKALLEHDLALGLIGDAHPRDEAA
- a CDS encoding fibronectin type III domain-containing protein, with translation MSRGKSVLAALAATVLLVMATGGTALSSSATTSGTASAAAATAGCGKTPTLRSGTQSIQSSGRTRSFILRIPDNYNNANPYRLIFGFHWNGGTANDVDSGGTSGFTWSYYGLRQLANNTAIFVAPQGLNNGWANSGGEDLTFVDDMIRLIEADLCVDTTQLFAGGFSYGGGMSYALACARATVFRAVAVYSGAQLSGCSGGTQPIAYIGLHGLRDNVLNISLGRSLRDTFVRNNGCTSQNPPEPAQGSLTHVVTAYSGCRSGYPVVWAAFDGGHTPGPVDGSTADDGARTWTKGVVWNFFNQFQSTTDTTPPTAPGTPAVSNVTATSATLSWTASTDQGGSGLAGYNVYRVTGTTDPLLGQSTTNSITLTGLTADTQYQVYVRARDGAGNLSANSAFVTFTTASTGGDTTPPTAPSGLAASGTTASGTDLSWTASSDDVGVAGYDILRAPGATGGTFAQVGTSATTSFSDTGLTAGTTYRYQVRARDAAGNLSPVSNTVQVTTQGGTTGTCTATPTVQSQWGTGYVIQPLTITNTSTATTTSWTVTFTLPAGHTLTGSWNATVTTSGQTVTARSVSHNGTLAPGASTTSFGFQASRPNGNTALPSGYTCTSA